CTTTTTGTAGAATCTTCTATTTTCGCACATTCTTTAAAAAGATTGGTTTTACATCCTTTTATCAACCAGCCGATAAAAACCGCCAGCCACATAATCAAAGTACCAAAATAATCTATACCTCTCATTTGTTGTCTCTATTCTTATTAATATATATTATACCATCTATTCCATCATTCAAATTCTCAAAAGTTTTCGGATTACGAATCCTTTCATCAAATTTTCTCATTTCCACATCGTAAACTACACGCCTACTCCTTGGGGGAATATGCCGATTGGCATATTTAAACTTATACCATGAACCGGGATGCAATTGTTTCAACAAGTGAACGGCGGGCAATCTTTGAGTGGCCACATCAATGAATCCGCCGGCTCTTTCATCGGGCGTCGCATAAGTTCCTGCCCAAGAACGTCCCGTCAACCATACTTTCGGAGAATTGATAGATGAATAAGCTGACGATACCATATATTTGGCAACTCCGTCGGCAAAATTTGCTGCCGATTCATTCAGGGTAAGCTCCAAATTACTAACAAAATCTGTTACCGGACCTACATTCTCATAACTTCCACTCCTCTGCCATTGCCAAAATTCAGATTCGGAAAGATGCACTTTTCGATCACCATAATCAATATATTCCTGCCGCCCCATAAACGTATTATGAAACCAATTATTATGTGTAGTTTCCTTATAAGTACCATCAGGATTATAGAGCACTTTCATCAGACCATTCGGATCAACATAGTTAACCGGATTATTTCCACAATATCCATAAGGGTTCTCTGAATAATAGTCTTCGCACAGAGGATCCACTCCATTCCACCTTCCCAACACCGGATCATACCGCCGCGCACCATAATCATACCAGTTCACCCCGCACGCTGTCTCCAGTTCTTTTCCGTTATACTTATACGGCTGGACGCTCTGCCGGGAACTTGTCGACATCAATCCGCCGAAAGCATAATAATCGTTCACTTCCTCCGCATTACCATGTTCATCCGCAACGACACGCACATTGCCCTGATGATCTTTGATGAAATAATGATAGCTCGTATCCGACAAAGCTATATACCCAACATCGGTCATCAACCGCACCGGAACCCCGTTTTCATAGATCACATTCCCGCAATAATCCGTCGTCAGCGTATCTCCGTCAGCAACCCACACCGTACGCAGCTTACTACCGTCAGCACTGTAAACATGAGAAATGTTGTCGCCATTTTTAAAGACTATCCGGCTAGGCAAATTTAAAGAATTATATTGAATATCAACAATATTCTTATTTAAATCTTTTGTCAGATTCCCGTTTGCGTCATAAGCATAGGCAGACTCCTGCGCAAACATATTCACTCCGGCGGAGAACAATAAACCCGCCAATATCATTTTCCGTAATAAATACATAATCCAATCCGTTTTTGTGTTAATTAATCGAGTTTAGTCTTGTCTGTAAGCTTATCGACAACACAAAGATAAGACAGTTACATTTCATATACAAGTGATTTTCAATATGTGTCTTAAGCAAATTCTCAACCAATATAAATAATTGAATATCAATAATTATCAATTTCCAACCTCCTATTTACAACACTTAAAAGATAACGTCCGGGAAGTTTTATCTTGCCCCCGCTGCCACGCAACGTAGCAATCCCCTGCCAGATTGCACCGCCGATAGCCCCGAAATTACTTTTCAGGATAATTGCATACTGTTCTGAAGGCGGGATACCGTAGCTACGGAGATTATCGAGCAGCCCCGCATAGTTGCGTGATGTCCCGTCAGCCGGCGGAAGAAGGCCGTCGATAGTCTCCTGCGTCCACTTTTTCCGTTTCCCGGAACAGGGAGCATCCCGCCCGTAGGAACTTCCGGAAGAAATCTCCTCCTTCCCAATCTTCTTCCCCTCCGCCTTCTCCCCTGCCGTTTCCAGGGGAGAATTGAAGTGGGGTTGTTCTTTGCTTTGCTGTGCTACGCTATGCTGTGCTGTGCTATGTGTACCTGATGTTACATTTTCAGGGATAAATGTTACATTATCACCCCTCGTAATGCCTTCTCCATGCCCCTGTTTTTCACTTTTCACAGCCGGCGTTCCTTTTGCATCATCCTTATTATCAGCCGGTTCATCATCTGCAAGCAGGCAATACCCGACTTCCAGATGTGAAATGCTGCGGCGACGGGTACTGAAAAGATACTGCCGTTGTATTTCGACGGAAGTCAGGATGCAGCTACGCTCAAAAAGAACCGCGTCGAACAGTCCGTATTCCACCGCCAGACGGACGATACGTTCCACGTCATCAGCGCTCTTCTCGTACAGACCCGCCGAGAGGTCTTCGTAAAACAAACGGTCCGCACGGACATAATACCCCTCGCCCGCATAGATATACGACAGGATTTCCACCAGAATGCCAAGCGCGGAGTCACCCTCACGCTTCATCAGGCGGCGGACGGCACGGTCGTGAATAAAATCCGTATTCAGCGGGAAATAATCCAATCCCTTTTTCTTTATTCTTGCCATAATAATTCTGTTTTTTGATAAATACTCAATATAAAAAACCCGCTTTTACAGCAAGGCTTCTTCCTGCATTCCCGCCTTTTTGCGTTCCATGCTAAGCCTCACTACCTCAAGGGCGTGCAGAATAAGCCGGAGACGTGTTTCCCGGTCCTCAGTCTGTGTTATGACCGGATAGGAAACTCGTCCACCGGACAAAGAGCAATGGGGAAGTTTCTTACCACTGCCGTATTGCCTTCGGCTCAGAGATTTGCGACACTCCTTGCAATATTTATCCGGAGACTGCGTTTTTTTGTTCATATAGAAGGACTCCAACGGAAGCTCACGTTTACAACTCTTGCAAATACTGCTGGATGTAGATTGTTTTGTCGATAAAGATAATGTTGTTTTCATAATGATAATTTTGATTTAAATTCTGAGAAAAAAGTTGTTTATTTGCCGGAGATGTATGTCCGACATGGTGGACATATATGCTTACCATGGTGAATCTATATATTCATCACAGTGTATATATATAGCTACCGGAGCAGTGATACAAAGGGGATGCAAGGCCGGGGGACGAACTTTTCTGCAACCTTTCGGAAACTTTTCTGCGTTTTTCATGGCTATTCTGTTTTTAATTTATATTTTTGAAACATATTTGTAATTTCACCGCTACAAAGATAAATAAGTTTTCATAAAGAAAACATACGGTTTTAGAAATTAATTCTTAAAAAACAGATAACGGATTATTAATGAGCAACTAATACGTTTATGATTTTTTACATCAAAATTAAATGCTAACAAAATGGATACAAATCTGGATGTACCCGGCATCATCAAACGTGCCAAGCAGGCATTAAACCTGAAGAGGGACAGCGAACTGGCTGAATTCCTGGGAGTTTCAAGAGCGACAGTCACCAACTGGGCTGCACGGAACAGTATAGATTTCCGCCTGCTGCTCGACAAATTAGGAAATACGGTAGACTACAACTGGCTATTGTTGGGAAAAGGCAACCCGAAACACCAGTCGAGATTTTGCGAAAGCGAACTGGCACAAGGGGAGGTGCAGATAATTCACAATCCCAAAACTGCCGAACCGGTTGACGACCGCAGCGTGACACTATACGACATCACGGCGGCGGCAAACCTGAAGACGCTGTTCACCAACAAGCACCAGTATGCCTTGGGGAAAATACGGATTCCGAACATATCCGCCTGCGACGGGGCGGTCTACGTCAACGGGGACAGTATGTACCCCATACTGAAATCGGGGGACATCATCGGATATAAGGAGATAAACAGCTTCGAGAGCGTTATTTACGGGGAAATATACCTGGTTTCGTTCATGATCGACGGAGACGAGTATCTGGCGGTGAAGTATGCCAACCGGTCCGAAAAGGAAGGATGCATCAAACTGGTGAGCTACAACACCCACCATGAGCCAATGGATATACCGTTTGCGGCGATCAATGCAATGGCAATAGTGAAGTTCTCTATACGCAGGCATATGATGATGTAAGTTTTCGTCAGGATGAAAAAGTATTTTAAGTGAAATAATCTGTGTTAATCCATGTAATCCATGGTGAAAAGTCATTATCTTTGCACATTGCAAAGCAGAAAACAATAAAATCACGCTATATAATGGAAAAGAAATTCAAAAGAACCACCGTCACATCGGCCCTGCCGTATGCGAACGGACCTGTCCACATCGGTCATTTGGCCGGTGTATACGTACCGGCAGATATCTATGTGCGCTATCTGCGGTTAAAGAAAGAAGATGTATTATTTATCGGCGGTTCGGACGAACACGGAGTGCCTATCACGATCCGCGCCAAAAAAGAAGGAATCACTCCGCAGGATGTGGTAGACCGTTACCATACGCTGATAAAGAAATCATTCGAAGAATTCGGCATCTCCTTCGATGTGTATAGCCGTACCACTTCACCGACGCACCACCAACTGGCTTCGGATTTCTTCAAAACATTATACAACAAGGGCGAGTTTATCGAAAAAACATCCGAACAATATTACGACGAGGAAGCAAAAACATTCCTTGCCGACCGTTATATCACCGGCGAATGTCCTCACTGCCACTCGGAAGGTGCCTATGGCGACCAATGCGAAAAGTGCGGTACTTCACTCTCACCGACAGACCTTATCAACCCGAAAAGCGCCATTAGCGGCAGCAAACCGGTGATGAAAGAAACCAAACACTGGTATCTCCCCCTCGACAAGCACGAAGGCTGGCTGCGCAAATGGATTCTGGAAGACCATAAAGAATGGCGCCCGAACGTGTACGGACAATGCAAAAGCTGGCTCGACATGGGGTTGCAACCACGCGCCGTAAGCCGTGACCTCGACTGGGGTATCCCTGTGCCCGTGGAAGGCGCAGAAGGAAAAGTGCTCTACGTTTGGTTCGACGCGCCTATCGGCTACATCTCCAACACGAAAGAACTTCTTCCGGACAGCTGGGAGACATGGTGGAAAGATCCCGAAACCCGTTTGATCCATTTTATCGGAAAAGACAATATCGTGTTCCACTGCATCGTATTCCCTGCCATGCTGAAAGCAGAAGGCAGCTATATCCTGCCGGACAACGTGCCCAGCAACGAATTCCTGAACCTCGAAGGAGACAAAATCTCCACTTCCCGCAACTGGGCTGTATGGTTGCACGAATATCTGGCCGATTTCCCCGGTAAACAGGACGTACTCCGCTATGTGTTGACTGCCAATGCACCGGAAACAAAAGACAACGACTTCACCTGGAAAGACTTTCAGGCCCGTAATAACAACGAACTGGTAGCCGTATACGGCAATTTTGTGAACCGTGCAATGGTGCTGACTCAGAAATACTTCGACGGATGCGTACCCGCACAAGGCGAGCTGACCGACTACGACAAAGAAACGCTGAAAGAATTTGCAGACGTAAAAGCCGAAGTAGAAAAGCTGCTCGACGTATTCAAATTCCGCGACGCACAGAAAGAAGCCATGAACCTGGCACGTATCGGAAACAAATACCTGGCCGACACCGAACCGTGGAAACTGGCGAAAACTGACATGGAACGTGTGGGAACAATCCTGAACATCTCCCTGCAACTGGTTGCCAATCTGGCGATCGCTTTTGACCCGTTCCTGCCGTTCAGCTCGGAAAAACTCCGCAAGATGTTGAACATGGACACCTTCGAATGGTCCGAACTAGGAAAAGACAACCTGCTCCCCGTCGGTCACCAGTTGAACAAGCCGGAACTGCTGTTCGAAAAGATCGAAGATGCCACAATAGAAGCACAGGTACAGAAGTTGCTTGACACGAAGAAAGCAAACGAAGAAGCCAGTTATAAGGCGAATCCGATTCGGGCAAACATCGAATTTGACGACTTCACGAAGTTGGATATCCGCGTAGGAACGATCCTCGAATGCCAGAAAGTACCGAAGGCAGACAAGTTGCTGCAATTCAAGATTGACGACGGTCTGGAAACGCGTACGATCGTGTCGGGCATTGCCAAGCATTACAAACCTGAAGAATTGGTAGGCAAACAAGTTTGTTTCATCGCCAACCTTGCCCCCCGCAAACTGAAAGGTATCGTCAGCGAAGGCATGATTCTGAGTGCCGAGAACAACGACGGCAGCCTGGCAGTCATTATGCCGGAACGGGAAGTGAAGCCGGGTAGTGAAGTGAAATAATGAAATGAGCGAGGAACAATCACTAAAGGACAAAACAGCCAAAGGATTATTCTGGGGAGGGTTCAGCAACGGTATACAACAGTTGCTGAATCTCGTTTTCGGAATATTTATCGCCCGGCTGCTCACCCCGTCGGATTATGGAATGGTGGGGATGTTAGCGATTTTCTCCCTCATAGCCGGCTCGATACAGGAGAGTGGCTTCACGGCCGCTCTTGTCAACAAGAAAGAGTTGACACACAAAGATTACAATGCTGTATTCTGGTTTAATATCATAACCAGCCTGTGCCTGTATCTGGTGTTGTTCTTGTGCGCGCCACTCATAGCCTATTTCTACAAGGTACCCGAACTGACGCCGTTGGCACGTTATTCTTTTACAGGCTTTTTCATCGCCAGTCTGGGAATCTCACACAGTGCTTATCTAAAACGGAATCTAATGGTCAAGCAGCAGGCCATGTCCTCGGTGATCGGACTGACCGTATCCGGCATTGCGGGGGTCACGCTGGCTTATCTCGGCTTTTCCTACTGGGGATATGCCACGCAAAGCATTGTCTACGTAGCTGTCAACACTGCCTGTTACTGGCATTTCACCCGTTGGCGGCCTACGCTTCAATTCAGCCTCGCGCCCATAAAAGAAATGTTCGGATTCAGTGGTAAACTGTTAATTACCAACATATTCAATCACATCAACAACAATCTCTTCTCCGTCATATTGGGTAAGTACTACTCCAAGATAGAAGTGGGCTATTACAACCAGTCCAACAAATGGTGCGGCATGGGACAACAATTCATACTGGGCATGATAAACGGAGTGGCACAACCGGTACTTGCGAAAATATCGGAAGATACCGACCGACAGCAACGGGTATTCCGCAAGATGTTGCGTTTCACCGCCTTCATCTCATTTCCCGCCATGCTGGGACTGGGAATCATTGCGGAAGAATTAATCGTTATCTCCATTACCGACAAATGGTACTCCAGCGTATCTATCATGCAGATATTATGTATCAGCGGAGCTTTTGTCCCCATTGCCAACCTTTACCAGCAACTTATCATCAGCAAAGGAAAGTCACGCATCTTTATGTGGAACATCATAATCCTCGGCATGCTCCTGCTCACAGGCGTTCTTCTGGTACATTCTTACGGAATATATGCCATGCTTGCCATGTATGTCTCGACCAATATACTATGGCTACTGAGGTGGCATCACTTCGTGCAGCTTGAAATCGGGTTGAAACTACGCCACGCACTGGCCGATATTCTTCCCTACGCCATCATAGCAGCCTCCGTCATGGCAGTTACCTACTACACCGCCCGCCCTATCGAAAACATCTATGTTCGCCTGGCAAGCAAGATTCTACTGGCAATGGCACTTTATGCAGCAGCCATGTGGGCGAGCCGTTCGGTAACTTTCAAGGAAACCATACACTATTTTATCAAAAAGAAAAGCGCATGAAACTACTCGCTCTCGTCACACTCTATTATCCACCCGCACACATCACCGACAACCTTCTTACTTATGCAGAAGATGTGGACGGATTGTTTGTCTGGGACAACACCCCCGGAGGCAGTAATTATCAATTTCCGGAATCTATCTCCCACAAAATAGTCAGGTTACGCCAAGGGGAAAACACCGGTATCGGCAAAGCACTCAATGCCGCAGCGATGTTCGCCCTCGACAACGGATATACTTACCTGCTGACAATGGATCAGGACAGCGCTTTTACCGCTTCCACATTCAAAGACTATATCCGTATTATCAACAATGACAAAGACAGTTCCCATTTTGCTTATATTCCTCTCATCAATGCTTCTGGCACAGACAGCAATGCGCCGCTCAAAGAAGCACAGGGGATGATTATCTCCGGAAGTATTTTTCCGTTGAAAACGATACAAAAAGTCGGTCTGTATCTTGACAAATTTGTCATGGATGCCATTGATACGGAATATTTCCTGCGCATCCGCCGCCATACCGGAAAAGTCATGCTCGTACCTGCCGCCAACCTGAAACATGAACTGGGACATCCGCTCCGGAAACAAATACTCATCTGGCACCCGATGTCACTCAACTACTCCCCGGTGCGTACCTACTACATAGCCCGTAACTTCTTGTACCTCAACAAGCAATACGCCGAGTTCAAACGTCCCGAACTGCTTTGGAAGCTCATTTGGGAGCGTCCTTTCTATATCCTTTTTATGGAAGAAAACAAATGGGAGAAACTGAAAGCACTCGCCAGAGGTATCTGGCAAGGCTGGAGAAAAGATCTCAACCACGACTGTTATTTCAAAAAGCTCAACCCAAACCCCAAGCACCATGAGCGCGAATAACCTTACAACCACCTATCGCCTGCTGAACAGTTCTTTCAGGAAGACGATGATTTTTCACTTGGGCATAGACGCGGGATTCTTCACCGAATATACCTATATGCTTCATGCAATGCTCTATTGCCTGCAACACAAGATACAGTTCAAGCTCTATTCCGACGATGCCAACTTCGGTTGGGAGAAAGGTTGGACAGACTGTTTCGTCCCCTTCTGTGAGGAAGTGCACGAAGCGTTTCACCACACCTACAACACCCACCGCCTGCCTTCGTGGAAAGCATTGATGAAGGACAAGAAATTGCCCAAGACCAAACTGATGAAATGGAAACTGAAAGCAACCTGCAAGAATATAACCGGAGAGACTCTCGCTTTCCTGACCTATAAAAAACCGGTATTACTGAACTGCCACCTGAAGTTCGATCCCAACCAACACTTCCACATCCCCGAACTGGGTATAGACGGGGATTATCTCCATGCTTTCCGGAAAATGACGGAAATCACGTGGAAGTTGAACGAAGTAACCGGACGAGAATGCCGACACCTGGCAGACAACCTGCAACTCCCGCAAGAATACGTCGGTTGCCAGATACGCGGAGGCGACAAGATCACCGAAACCAACCTGCTTCCGGCAGAGTATTACATACGCCTCATCAAACAGAAAACCGACTTGCGCGATGTCTTCGTGCTGACAGATGATTACCGTATCTTCCGGCAAGTACAGTCGCTCGCCCCGGACATACGTTGGTATACCCTATGCGATTCCGGCGAGAAAGGATATGTCAACAGTGCTTTCACGCAAACGACGAAAGAGTTGAAACAGAAGCAAATGACTCGTTTTCTTTCTTCCATACAGCTACTGATGAACGCTTCCATATTCACAGGAAGCATCACCACCGGGCCCAGCCTGTTCCTGCTCAAGAAGTTCTATCCGGACATCAGTCCTGCCGACTGTTTGCTTGAGGATTTCCCGCAAGCAGCCACCCTCCCTATCCCGGGACGCAGCCAAATGGCGGCGGAATTTCTACAAGGAAACTTAAAGTTATAGGAACTTGTCAATTTAATCACTACATTTGTATCATAACGTGCATTAACCGTTTCCAATGGACAAGAAATATACAGCAAAAGAACTTGATTTGTTACATGCCGAGCTTTACGACATATTGGGAGAAACCATTCGTATCTGTCGGAAACACGACATCCCGTATTTTGTGATAGGCGGTACTGCAATCGGGGCACTCTATGACCGGGCGATACTGCCTTGGGACGACGATATAGATATCGGCATGGCACGGAAAGACTAC
The nucleotide sequence above comes from Bacteroides caccae. Encoded proteins:
- a CDS encoding RHS repeat domain-containing protein; this encodes MYLLRKMILAGLLFSAGVNMFAQESAYAYDANGNLTKDLNKNIVDIQYNSLNLPSRIVFKNGDNISHVYSADGSKLRTVWVADGDTLTTDYCGNVIYENGVPVRLMTDVGYIALSDTSYHYFIKDHQGNVRVVADEHGNAEEVNDYYAFGGLMSTSSRQSVQPYKYNGKELETACGVNWYDYGARRYDPVLGRWNGVDPLCEDYYSENPYGYCGNNPVNYVDPNGLMKVLYNPDGTYKETTHNNWFHNTFMGRQEYIDYGDRKVHLSESEFWQWQRSGSYENVGPVTDFVSNLELTLNESAANFADGVAKYMVSSAYSSINSPKVWLTGRSWAGTYATPDERAGGFIDVATQRLPAVHLLKQLHPGSWYKFKYANRHIPPRSRRVVYDVEMRKFDERIRNPKTFENLNDGIDGIIYINKNRDNK
- a CDS encoding DUF4373 domain-containing protein, whose protein sequence is MARIKKKGLDYFPLNTDFIHDRAVRRLMKREGDSALGILVEILSYIYAGEGYYVRADRLFYEDLSAGLYEKSADDVERIVRLAVEYGLFDAVLFERSCILTSVEIQRQYLFSTRRRSISHLEVGYCLLADDEPADNKDDAKGTPAVKSEKQGHGEGITRGDNVTFIPENVTSGTHSTAQHSVAQQSKEQPHFNSPLETAGEKAEGKKIGKEEISSGSSYGRDAPCSGKRKKWTQETIDGLLPPADGTSRNYAGLLDNLRSYGIPPSEQYAIILKSNFGAIGGAIWQGIATLRGSGGKIKLPGRYLLSVVNRRLEIDNY
- a CDS encoding LexA family transcriptional regulator, whose protein sequence is MDTNLDVPGIIKRAKQALNLKRDSELAEFLGVSRATVTNWAARNSIDFRLLLDKLGNTVDYNWLLLGKGNPKHQSRFCESELAQGEVQIIHNPKTAEPVDDRSVTLYDITAAANLKTLFTNKHQYALGKIRIPNISACDGAVYVNGDSMYPILKSGDIIGYKEINSFESVIYGEIYLVSFMIDGDEYLAVKYANRSEKEGCIKLVSYNTHHEPMDIPFAAINAMAIVKFSIRRHMMM
- the metG gene encoding methionine--tRNA ligase, producing the protein MEKKFKRTTVTSALPYANGPVHIGHLAGVYVPADIYVRYLRLKKEDVLFIGGSDEHGVPITIRAKKEGITPQDVVDRYHTLIKKSFEEFGISFDVYSRTTSPTHHQLASDFFKTLYNKGEFIEKTSEQYYDEEAKTFLADRYITGECPHCHSEGAYGDQCEKCGTSLSPTDLINPKSAISGSKPVMKETKHWYLPLDKHEGWLRKWILEDHKEWRPNVYGQCKSWLDMGLQPRAVSRDLDWGIPVPVEGAEGKVLYVWFDAPIGYISNTKELLPDSWETWWKDPETRLIHFIGKDNIVFHCIVFPAMLKAEGSYILPDNVPSNEFLNLEGDKISTSRNWAVWLHEYLADFPGKQDVLRYVLTANAPETKDNDFTWKDFQARNNNELVAVYGNFVNRAMVLTQKYFDGCVPAQGELTDYDKETLKEFADVKAEVEKLLDVFKFRDAQKEAMNLARIGNKYLADTEPWKLAKTDMERVGTILNISLQLVANLAIAFDPFLPFSSEKLRKMLNMDTFEWSELGKDNLLPVGHQLNKPELLFEKIEDATIEAQVQKLLDTKKANEEASYKANPIRANIEFDDFTKLDIRVGTILECQKVPKADKLLQFKIDDGLETRTIVSGIAKHYKPEELVGKQVCFIANLAPRKLKGIVSEGMILSAENNDGSLAVIMPEREVKPGSEVK
- a CDS encoding lipopolysaccharide biosynthesis protein: MSEEQSLKDKTAKGLFWGGFSNGIQQLLNLVFGIFIARLLTPSDYGMVGMLAIFSLIAGSIQESGFTAALVNKKELTHKDYNAVFWFNIITSLCLYLVLFLCAPLIAYFYKVPELTPLARYSFTGFFIASLGISHSAYLKRNLMVKQQAMSSVIGLTVSGIAGVTLAYLGFSYWGYATQSIVYVAVNTACYWHFTRWRPTLQFSLAPIKEMFGFSGKLLITNIFNHINNNLFSVILGKYYSKIEVGYYNQSNKWCGMGQQFILGMINGVAQPVLAKISEDTDRQQRVFRKMLRFTAFISFPAMLGLGIIAEELIVISITDKWYSSVSIMQILCISGAFVPIANLYQQLIISKGKSRIFMWNIIILGMLLLTGVLLVHSYGIYAMLAMYVSTNILWLLRWHHFVQLEIGLKLRHALADILPYAIIAASVMAVTYYTARPIENIYVRLASKILLAMALYAAAMWASRSVTFKETIHYFIKKKSA
- a CDS encoding glycosyltransferase family 2 protein — translated: MKLLALVTLYYPPAHITDNLLTYAEDVDGLFVWDNTPGGSNYQFPESISHKIVRLRQGENTGIGKALNAAAMFALDNGYTYLLTMDQDSAFTASTFKDYIRIINNDKDSSHFAYIPLINASGTDSNAPLKEAQGMIISGSIFPLKTIQKVGLYLDKFVMDAIDTEYFLRIRRHTGKVMLVPAANLKHELGHPLRKQILIWHPMSLNYSPVRTYYIARNFLYLNKQYAEFKRPELLWKLIWERPFYILFMEENKWEKLKALARGIWQGWRKDLNHDCYFKKLNPNPKHHERE